One part of the Paenibacillus silvisoli genome encodes these proteins:
- a CDS encoding ABC-F family ATP-binding cassette domain-containing protein: MSILNVERLSHGFGDRAIFNDVSFRLLKGEHIGLIGANGEGKSTFMNIITGKLQPDDGKVEWSKRMRVGYLDQHAVLSKGMTIRDVLKGAFQYLFDMEQEMNDMYGRMGEVTPEELEQMLEDVGTIQDTLTNQDFYMIDAKIEETARGLGLTDIGLDKDVNDLSGGQRTKVLLAKLLLEKPDILLLDEPTNYLDEQHIEWLKRYLQEYENAFILISHDIPFLNSVINLIYHMENQELNRYVGDYDHFQSVHEMKKQQLESAFKRQQQEIADLKDFVARNKASVATRNMAMSRQKKLDKMDVIELAKEKPKPQFNFKDARASGKLIFETKQLVIGYDSPLSRPLDLRMERGQKIALVGANGIGKTTLLRSILGEIKPISGSVQLGDVIQIGYFEQEAKDANYNTCIEEIWSEFPSFNQFEVRAALAKCGLTTKHIESKIAVLSGGEKAKVRLCKLINRETNVLVLDEPTNHLDVDAKDELKRALKAYKGSIIMISHEPEFYRDVVTDVWNCESWTTKVF, from the coding sequence ATGAGCATATTAAACGTAGAACGACTGAGCCACGGCTTCGGCGACCGGGCGATCTTCAACGATGTTTCCTTCCGTTTGCTGAAAGGCGAGCATATCGGGCTGATCGGCGCGAACGGCGAAGGAAAATCCACCTTCATGAACATCATTACCGGCAAGCTGCAGCCCGATGACGGCAAAGTCGAATGGTCGAAGCGGATGCGCGTCGGCTACTTGGATCAGCACGCAGTTCTTAGCAAAGGCATGACAATCCGCGACGTGCTGAAAGGCGCGTTCCAATATCTGTTCGACATGGAACAGGAAATGAACGACATGTACGGGCGGATGGGCGAAGTGACGCCTGAGGAGCTCGAGCAAATGCTGGAGGACGTGGGTACGATTCAAGATACGCTCACGAACCAGGATTTCTACATGATCGATGCGAAAATCGAAGAGACCGCGCGCGGCCTGGGCTTGACCGACATCGGCCTGGACAAAGACGTCAACGATCTCAGCGGCGGCCAGCGTACGAAGGTACTGCTTGCGAAGCTGCTGCTCGAGAAGCCGGACATTTTGCTGCTTGACGAGCCGACGAACTACTTGGACGAACAGCATATCGAGTGGCTGAAGCGTTATCTGCAGGAGTACGAGAACGCGTTCATTCTCATCTCTCACGATATTCCGTTCCTGAACAGCGTCATCAACTTGATTTACCATATGGAAAATCAAGAGCTGAACCGCTACGTGGGCGACTACGACCACTTCCAGTCCGTGCACGAAATGAAGAAGCAGCAGCTGGAATCCGCGTTCAAGCGCCAGCAGCAGGAAATCGCGGATCTGAAGGATTTCGTTGCGCGGAACAAAGCCAGCGTCGCGACGCGCAATATGGCGATGTCCAGACAGAAGAAGCTCGACAAGATGGATGTGATCGAGCTGGCGAAGGAGAAGCCGAAGCCGCAGTTCAACTTCAAGGATGCGCGCGCTTCCGGCAAGCTGATTTTCGAGACGAAGCAGCTCGTCATCGGCTACGATTCGCCGTTGTCGCGGCCGCTTGATTTGCGCATGGAGCGCGGCCAGAAGATTGCGCTTGTCGGCGCGAACGGCATCGGGAAGACGACGCTGCTGCGCAGCATTCTCGGCGAGATCAAGCCGATTTCCGGATCGGTGCAGCTCGGCGATGTCATTCAAATCGGCTACTTCGAGCAAGAAGCGAAGGATGCGAACTACAATACGTGCATCGAAGAAATTTGGAGCGAATTCCCGTCCTTCAATCAGTTCGAAGTACGCGCGGCGCTTGCGAAATGCGGTTTGACGACGAAGCATATCGAGAGCAAAATCGCGGTGCTTAGCGGCGGCGAGAAAGCGAAGGTACGGCTTTGCAAGCTGATCAACCGCGAGACGAACGTACTCGTGCTCGACGAGCCTACCAACCACTTGGACGTGGACGCGAAGGATGAGCTGAAGCGCGCGTTGAAGGCGTACAAAGGCAGCATTATCATGATTTCGCACGAACCGGAATTTTACCGCGATGTCGTGACGGATGTATGGAATTGCGAGTCGTGGACGACGAAAGTATTTTAA
- a CDS encoding Ger(x)C family spore germination protein encodes MMKKRICCVTVVVSLLAILLSGCKDRVDLENVTLLLMIGLDLDENNNLMLYSSSPVFSREAKSKNETTKVTALTARDARGALEAKVSALISIGKLQNVLISKRLLRHKGWIQLLDVLYRDSKAGSNARLICVDGPVEPVMFFKPDNKRRLPLHVAKLVDTAHERNLVERSTIFEFHRLLFDKAITPFMTELRLVDKEVVLTGTALLDNEGLYQTVINLKENQLLQIIQDEQLADLSLTLVLPNVKHEESVFETRAVSFYVTEVKRKVKVDYAQGRFIFDIDLDLPIHVTELLFPFDVIHDASKLEALINKQMEQKMEALIKKMQKAAVDPTGLGLYARAYRYADFKKVSEDWEASFAKADVKVHVRTKVRDYGEVRY; translated from the coding sequence ATGATGAAGAAGCGAATTTGCTGCGTAACGGTCGTTGTCAGTCTGCTCGCGATATTATTGTCCGGCTGCAAAGACCGCGTCGATTTGGAAAATGTGACTCTCTTGCTCATGATTGGGCTTGATTTGGACGAGAACAACAATCTCATGCTGTACTCGTCCTCGCCTGTATTCAGCAGGGAAGCCAAATCGAAGAACGAGACGACGAAAGTGACGGCGCTCACGGCCCGGGATGCGAGAGGGGCGCTTGAAGCGAAGGTGTCGGCGCTGATTAGCATCGGCAAGCTGCAAAACGTGCTCATCAGCAAACGCCTCCTGCGGCATAAAGGCTGGATCCAGCTGCTTGACGTGCTGTACCGCGATTCGAAAGCAGGGTCGAATGCGAGGCTGATTTGCGTGGACGGTCCGGTCGAGCCGGTTATGTTTTTCAAGCCGGATAACAAACGCCGGCTCCCGCTTCATGTCGCGAAGCTGGTCGACACCGCCCACGAGCGGAATTTGGTCGAGCGCTCGACGATATTCGAATTTCACCGGTTGTTGTTCGACAAAGCGATCACGCCTTTTATGACCGAGCTCCGACTGGTCGATAAAGAGGTTGTTTTGACCGGTACGGCGCTATTGGATAACGAAGGGCTTTATCAGACCGTGATTAATTTGAAAGAGAATCAGCTGCTGCAAATCATTCAGGACGAACAGCTTGCCGATTTATCGCTCACCCTCGTTCTGCCGAACGTGAAGCATGAGGAATCCGTCTTTGAAACGCGGGCGGTCAGCTTCTACGTGACCGAGGTGAAGCGGAAGGTAAAGGTAGACTATGCCCAAGGGAGGTTTATATTCGACATCGATTTGGACCTTCCCATACATGTGACGGAGCTCCTGTTTCCGTTCGATGTCATTCATGACGCGTCCAAACTGGAAGCCTTGATCAACAAACAGATGGAACAGAAGATGGAGGCGTTGATCAAGAAGATGCAGAAAGCGGCCGTGGACCCGACCGGTCTCGGTCTCTACGCGCGCGCATACCGGTATGCGGACTTTAAGAAGGTCAGCGAGGACTGGGAAGCCAGCTTTGCCAAAGCCGACGTGAAGGTTCATGTTCGTACCAAGGTCAGGGATTATGGCGAAGTGCGTTATTAG
- a CDS encoding GerAB/ArcD/ProY family transporter, producing the protein MELYLKPSKSNQVSLLQYILIIHSMQLGVGVISLPRELAETGGTDGWIALFIGYAASVTASLFIVQIMKKHPNGTIIDLISRYFGRWSGYVMAAAFGIYMTLYAYLLLDRMILYVQSWIMQQSRTYVLMLLFIIPAYMIVKGGWRALGRYAEIVLLCSLWMPLVLMSLFHQAHWLHLLPVLKEGWMPVISTVPATFLAFLGFESAFFLYPHLTRQNKAASGIIIANTLTLLVYLFVTLICFVVFSPDEISFYNDSMLTLVKIIEYRFVERFDIVMLTCYLLVISKTWIPAVYMTVYCTHRLLPIGKAATHLFLLLAGMLLVTFIWDPGWIMNDKWVALFTKMGIVMAFLLPLALWGLVSVMSLFPRWQK; encoded by the coding sequence ATGGAGCTGTATCTCAAACCGTCGAAGAGCAATCAGGTGTCGCTGCTGCAGTATATTTTGATCATTCACAGCATGCAGCTGGGCGTCGGCGTCATTTCGCTGCCGCGCGAGCTTGCGGAAACAGGCGGAACGGACGGCTGGATCGCGCTGTTCATCGGCTATGCGGCCTCCGTTACCGCCAGCTTGTTTATCGTTCAAATCATGAAGAAGCATCCGAACGGCACGATCATCGACTTGATTTCGCGCTATTTTGGCCGATGGAGCGGGTATGTCATGGCGGCTGCTTTCGGCATATACATGACGTTATACGCGTATTTGCTGCTTGATCGGATGATTCTGTACGTGCAAAGCTGGATTATGCAGCAGTCACGTACGTACGTGCTCATGCTGCTCTTTATCATTCCGGCTTACATGATCGTAAAAGGGGGGTGGCGCGCGCTTGGCCGTTACGCGGAAATCGTGCTCCTCTGTTCGTTATGGATGCCATTGGTGCTGATGAGCCTGTTTCATCAAGCGCATTGGCTGCATTTGCTCCCCGTCCTGAAGGAGGGCTGGATGCCGGTTATTTCGACCGTTCCTGCTACGTTCCTCGCGTTTCTCGGCTTCGAATCGGCATTCTTTCTTTACCCGCATCTGACCAGACAGAACAAAGCGGCTTCCGGCATCATCATCGCGAATACGTTAACGCTTCTCGTATACCTATTCGTGACGCTGATCTGCTTTGTCGTGTTTAGCCCGGACGAAATATCGTTCTACAACGATTCGATGCTGACGCTGGTGAAAATTATCGAATACCGCTTCGTGGAACGCTTCGATATCGTGATGCTGACCTGTTATCTGCTCGTCATCTCGAAAACGTGGATCCCCGCGGTGTACATGACCGTCTATTGCACGCATCGGCTGCTGCCGATCGGCAAAGCGGCAACGCATCTCTTTCTGCTGCTTGCCGGCATGCTCCTGGTGACCTTTATTTGGGATCCGGGCTGGATTATGAATGACAAGTGGGTTGCACTATTCACGAAAATGGGAATCGTGATGGCTTTCTTGCTCCCGCTCGCTTTGTGGGGGCTCGTATCCGTGATGTCGCTGTTCCCAAGGTGGCAGAAATGA
- a CDS encoding spore germination protein, producing MELLLRLFKYFNRRQLQAAAQKEKDRTPARGAVQNTLRANLEAIRSIFSHAPDLVIRSFAFHQTGSQAVLIYLNGLADKNSINNNVLYQLMFESEDIAGHGKRPSGTVKMPVLPVTLGHISTFTGFEHIELSILHGKSVLFIDGIPQAYAFDTQGWPQRAISDSQIEASLKGAHQGFIETSEMNVALIRRYISSRELKIKELSVGSRVASKVSIMYLEDVTHPELVAEMERRLTSLNVDCILNTGELAELIEDRPFSLLPQYITTERPDTAASQLLQGRLCVVVDRSSSVLIAPAGIAAFFQGIDDYSTRWPVATFMRLLRFFACMLAAFLPGIYIACISFNHEVIPLDLILSIGQFRAAVPFPPFIEALIMEITLEMLREAGVRLPAPVGQTVGIVGGIVIGQAAVQAGIVSNLMVVVVASTAVASFILPNFDMASAVRLIRFPVMILASLFGIVGIIAAFMVLIAHLITLTSLSQPFTVPIAPLRIGDWKDVFVRLPLWNMLKRPESVKSLQKIRMGMNRTGDEDQ from the coding sequence ATGGAATTATTGCTTCGGTTATTCAAATATTTCAATCGCCGCCAGCTGCAAGCCGCAGCTCAAAAGGAAAAGGACCGTACGCCTGCGCGGGGCGCAGTCCAGAATACGCTGAGAGCGAATCTCGAAGCGATTCGTTCCATCTTCAGCCATGCGCCGGATCTGGTCATTCGCAGCTTCGCCTTTCATCAAACGGGAAGCCAGGCCGTGCTCATCTATTTGAACGGGCTAGCGGATAAAAATTCGATTAACAACAACGTGCTCTACCAGCTCATGTTCGAATCGGAGGATATTGCCGGCCACGGCAAGAGACCGAGCGGCACGGTTAAGATGCCGGTTCTGCCCGTAACGCTTGGCCATATTTCGACGTTTACCGGCTTTGAGCATATCGAGCTCTCGATTTTGCATGGCAAAAGCGTGCTCTTCATCGACGGCATCCCGCAAGCTTATGCATTCGATACGCAAGGCTGGCCGCAGCGGGCGATATCCGATTCTCAGATCGAAGCCTCGCTGAAGGGCGCGCACCAAGGCTTTATCGAGACGTCGGAGATGAACGTCGCGCTTATCCGCCGTTATATTAGCAGCCGGGAGCTCAAGATCAAGGAGCTGTCCGTCGGCAGCCGCGTCGCGAGCAAGGTATCCATTATGTATTTGGAGGATGTGACGCATCCCGAACTCGTAGCTGAAATGGAGAGGCGATTAACGTCGTTAAATGTCGATTGCATCCTTAATACGGGGGAGCTTGCGGAGCTGATCGAGGACAGACCGTTCTCGCTGCTGCCGCAATATATTACGACCGAGCGGCCGGATACCGCCGCATCGCAACTATTGCAGGGCCGTCTTTGCGTGGTCGTCGACCGTTCCTCGAGCGTGCTGATCGCTCCCGCGGGCATCGCGGCGTTCTTTCAAGGCATCGACGATTACAGCACGCGCTGGCCGGTTGCGACCTTTATGCGGCTGCTTCGCTTCTTCGCTTGCATGCTCGCCGCGTTTCTGCCCGGCATTTACATTGCCTGCATATCGTTCAACCACGAGGTCATTCCGCTCGACCTCATTTTGTCGATCGGCCAATTTAGGGCAGCCGTTCCGTTCCCGCCGTTTATCGAGGCGCTCATCATGGAGATTACGCTGGAGATGCTGAGGGAGGCCGGCGTTCGTTTGCCCGCGCCGGTGGGACAAACCGTTGGCATCGTCGGCGGCATCGTTATCGGGCAAGCTGCCGTGCAAGCCGGCATCGTCAGCAATCTGATGGTCGTCGTCGTCGCGTCGACGGCCGTCGCGTCGTTTATTTTGCCTAACTTCGACATGGCGTCCGCGGTCCGGCTCATTCGTTTTCCGGTCATGATCCTTGCCTCCTTGTTCGGCATTGTCGGCATCATCGCCGCTTTCATGGTGCTGATCGCGCATCTCATCACCTTAACGTCGCTTTCTCAGCCGTTCACCGTGCCGATCGCACCGTTGCGCATCGGCGACTGGAAGGATGTCTTCGTGCGGCTGCCGTTATGGAACATGCTGAAACGGCCGGAGAGCGTGAAGTCTCTGCAGAAGATCCGCATGGGAATGAACCGGACGGGAGATGAGGACCAATAA
- a CDS encoding threonine aldolase family protein, protein MAQVNPILEAFNQTPYPVTGNSKYSVQLLLDAFERMDGDTDSDIYGNGKLIEDFQSKMAAFLGKESAVFFPSGTMAQQIALRIWSDVLGKKKVAYHPLCHLEIHEKDGLKELHHLEPVLLADKDRLIALSDVAEMTEDISCLLLELPQREIGGQLPAFEELEAIAELCRSRGIKLHLDGARLFEVLPYYGKTAEEVCALFDSVYVSFYKGIGGIAGAILAGGQAFTETSKVWKRRHGGDLISLYPYIVSSDYYFERRIGKMPHYYAAAVELASLYNGCAALKTVPEVPVSNMFHVHADAAKETLVDVMLELYKETGIGLTRNINAVNDSSCYYEVSLGDRYEAIPKALLQDAFRRLNEKLMSAK, encoded by the coding sequence ATGGCGCAAGTCAATCCGATCTTGGAAGCATTCAATCAAACCCCGTATCCGGTGACCGGAAACAGCAAGTATTCGGTTCAGCTCCTGTTGGACGCGTTCGAAAGGATGGACGGGGATACGGATAGCGATATTTACGGGAACGGCAAGCTGATCGAAGATTTTCAATCGAAAATGGCCGCTTTCTTGGGCAAGGAGAGCGCGGTATTCTTTCCGAGCGGAACGATGGCGCAGCAGATTGCGCTTCGCATCTGGAGCGACGTGCTGGGGAAGAAGAAGGTCGCGTACCATCCTTTGTGCCACTTGGAAATTCACGAGAAGGACGGGCTGAAGGAGCTGCATCATCTGGAGCCGGTGCTGCTGGCCGACAAGGATCGGCTGATCGCGCTCAGCGATGTCGCGGAGATGACCGAGGACATCTCGTGCTTGCTGCTTGAGCTGCCGCAGCGCGAGATCGGCGGTCAGCTTCCGGCGTTCGAGGAGCTGGAGGCCATAGCCGAGCTGTGCCGCAGCCGCGGAATCAAGCTCCATCTGGACGGAGCGAGGTTGTTCGAGGTGCTGCCTTATTACGGTAAGACAGCCGAGGAAGTATGCGCGCTGTTCGACAGCGTGTACGTATCGTTCTATAAAGGAATCGGCGGCATCGCCGGCGCTATTCTGGCCGGTGGACAAGCGTTCACGGAAACGTCTAAGGTGTGGAAACGGCGCCATGGCGGGGACTTGATCAGTCTGTATCCGTATATCGTAAGCAGCGATTATTATTTCGAACGCCGCATCGGCAAGATGCCGCACTACTATGCCGCGGCCGTCGAGCTGGCGTCGCTGTACAACGGCTGCGCCGCGCTGAAAACCGTGCCGGAGGTGCCAGTGTCGAATATGTTCCATGTTCATGCGGACGCAGCGAAGGAAACGTTGGTCGACGTGATGCTCGAGCTGTACAAAGAAACGGGAATTGGACTGACTCGGAATATTAATGCCGTTAATGATTCGTCCTGCTACTATGAAGTTAGTCTCGGCGACCGCTACGAGGCGATTCCGAAGGCGCTGCTTCAGGATGCGTTCCGGCGGCTGAACGAAAAATTGATGTCGGCGAAATAA
- a CDS encoding thymidine kinase, with protein sequence MAQLYYKYGTMNSGKSFEIIKVAHNYEEQGKRVLIYSPSVSARDGAELVGSRVGFERPAIPVDENTNLYESVKSHVSSSGPKQIYCVLIDEAQFLKKHHILELTQVVDELNIPVMAFGLKNDFQNQLFEGSYNLLVQADKIEEIKTICWYCDRKATMVIRFRDGKPVNAGEQIQIGGNEDYKPVCRRCYNQAFRGPDEASE encoded by the coding sequence ATGGCACAGCTCTATTACAAATACGGCACGATGAACAGCGGCAAATCGTTTGAAATCATCAAGGTCGCCCACAACTACGAAGAGCAAGGCAAGCGCGTACTTATTTATTCCCCGTCCGTCAGCGCCAGAGACGGCGCCGAATTGGTCGGCTCCCGCGTGGGCTTCGAACGGCCGGCCATTCCGGTCGACGAGAATACGAACCTGTACGAAAGCGTCAAATCCCATGTGTCCTCATCCGGTCCTAAACAAATTTACTGCGTACTTATCGATGAAGCCCAGTTTCTGAAGAAGCATCATATTTTGGAGCTGACGCAGGTCGTCGATGAGCTGAACATTCCGGTTATGGCGTTCGGGTTGAAGAACGATTTTCAGAATCAGCTGTTCGAGGGCAGCTATAATTTGCTCGTGCAAGCGGACAAAATCGAAGAAATCAAGACGATCTGCTGGTATTGCGACCGCAAGGCGACGATGGTCATCCGTTTCCGCGACGGCAAGCCGGTCAACGCCGGCGAGCAGATTCAGATCGGCGGCAACGAGGATTACAAGCCGGTATGCCGGCGCTGCTATAATCAAGCATTCCGGGGTCCTGACGAAGCGTCGGAATAA
- a CDS encoding MDR family MFS transporter produces the protein MSAKTTDSPVIPFTSMRQLVGPLAAIIVGIFMVILDSTAVNVAIPALVKDFDSTLSAVQWTVTGYALAQAAVIPLSGWMTDRFGAKQIFIVSLALFTLGSILCAFANTAEQLIAFRVVQGIGGGMVIPIAFAMTYLLSPPEKAGSIMGLMGMPILLAPALGPIVAGYLVDYVKWEWIFLINVPIGIIGVVLCLLLLPKLPKKAFTSLDLWGIALGPLAFAGLSYGLSEGAASWTSDKTIIGLAVGTVALVAFIYVELTRKQEPLLELRVLRSPLFTRGIIVQWVLQFVMFGIIFTVPYFMQMLMGMSAFHAGMWTLPQAIAAGVFMPIGGRLYDKIGARPLVLTGLTIVAAGAFLISRIDPTDSAWSFLVPRAMLGMGMGLSFLALNTHLIQSAPANLVSRVTSLTSATQQVVTSFSVAGLTTLIVSRTTFHAGEGEQVMPDATTHAFHDAYLALVGLAIFGLLLAVTLKRPQTTGLQTPAHLTDMG, from the coding sequence ATGTCCGCGAAAACGACAGATTCACCCGTTATTCCGTTTACATCCATGCGGCAGCTGGTCGGTCCGCTTGCAGCCATTATCGTCGGCATCTTCATGGTTATTCTTGACAGCACGGCCGTCAATGTCGCGATCCCCGCGCTCGTGAAAGATTTCGACAGCACGCTCAGCGCCGTGCAATGGACGGTCACCGGTTACGCGCTTGCGCAAGCGGCGGTCATCCCGCTGTCCGGTTGGATGACGGACCGCTTCGGCGCGAAGCAGATCTTTATCGTATCGCTCGCGCTCTTTACGCTCGGCTCCATCCTGTGCGCCTTCGCGAACACGGCTGAGCAGCTCATCGCCTTTCGCGTCGTGCAAGGCATTGGCGGCGGGATGGTCATTCCGATCGCCTTCGCGATGACCTACTTGCTGAGCCCGCCGGAGAAAGCAGGCTCCATCATGGGTCTAATGGGCATGCCGATCTTGCTGGCGCCTGCGCTCGGTCCGATCGTGGCCGGCTACTTGGTCGATTACGTCAAATGGGAATGGATCTTCTTGATCAATGTCCCGATCGGCATAATCGGCGTCGTTTTATGTTTGCTGCTGCTCCCTAAGCTGCCGAAGAAGGCTTTCACTTCGCTGGATTTGTGGGGCATCGCGCTCGGACCTCTCGCCTTTGCGGGCTTGTCGTACGGTCTAAGCGAAGGCGCGGCCAGCTGGACGTCCGACAAGACGATTATCGGCCTTGCAGTCGGTACGGTCGCATTGGTTGCGTTCATTTACGTCGAGCTGACGCGCAAGCAGGAGCCGCTGCTGGAGCTGCGCGTACTCCGCTCGCCCCTCTTCACCCGTGGGATCATCGTGCAGTGGGTGCTGCAATTCGTCATGTTCGGCATCATCTTCACCGTACCGTATTTCATGCAAATGCTGATGGGCATGAGCGCGTTCCATGCCGGTATGTGGACGCTGCCGCAGGCGATTGCCGCCGGCGTGTTTATGCCGATCGGCGGACGGCTGTACGACAAAATCGGCGCAAGACCGCTCGTGCTGACCGGCCTCACCATTGTGGCGGCCGGCGCCTTCCTGATCTCGCGCATCGATCCGACTGACAGCGCATGGTCGTTCCTCGTTCCGCGAGCGATGCTCGGGATGGGCATGGGGCTGTCGTTCCTCGCGCTGAACACGCATCTGATTCAATCCGCTCCGGCCAACCTGGTAAGCCGGGTGACGTCGTTAACGAGCGCGACGCAGCAGGTCGTTACGTCCTTCTCCGTCGCAGGATTAACGACATTAATCGTCAGCCGTACGACATTTCACGCCGGGGAAGGCGAGCAAGTGATGCCGGATGCGACGACTCATGCGTTCCACGATGCTTACTTGGCGCTCGTAGGGCTCGCCATATTCGGTTTGCTTCTGGCCGTTACGCTGAAACGGCCGCAAACGACCGGTCTGCAGACGCCTGCTCACTTAACCGATATGGGGTAA
- the pyrH gene encoding UMP kinase, with protein sequence MSNYKRILIKLSGGAVAGDSEFGFDPERLDHIANEILSVVNKGVEVSLVIGGGNIFRGNMAEGWGIERAEADNIGTLATVVNSLMLRGVLKSKCGSEVRVMTAIPLASVAEPYIRLRAIHHLEKGYIVIFAGGNGQPFVTTDYPSVQRAIEVNCDALLVAKQGVDGVYESDPKKNKEARKFSSLHYNDVIKQDLRIMDQSAFLLARDYNLPIHVFNFDEPGSMADVCDGKHIGTFISAESAMSFE encoded by the coding sequence TTGAGCAATTACAAGCGTATTCTGATCAAATTAAGCGGCGGTGCGGTAGCGGGCGACAGCGAGTTTGGTTTCGATCCGGAGCGGCTCGATCATATCGCGAACGAGATTTTGTCCGTAGTGAACAAGGGCGTGGAAGTGTCGCTTGTCATTGGCGGGGGCAATATTTTTCGGGGCAATATGGCGGAAGGCTGGGGCATTGAACGGGCCGAAGCCGACAATATCGGGACGCTCGCGACGGTCGTCAACAGCTTGATGCTCAGAGGCGTGCTCAAGTCGAAGTGCGGCAGCGAGGTGAGGGTCATGACCGCGATTCCGCTCGCTTCGGTCGCGGAGCCATACATTCGGCTGCGGGCCATTCACCATTTGGAAAAAGGGTACATCGTCATCTTCGCCGGAGGCAACGGACAGCCGTTCGTCACAACCGATTATCCGTCGGTACAGCGGGCCATTGAAGTGAATTGCGACGCGCTGCTCGTGGCGAAGCAGGGGGTGGACGGCGTGTATGAGTCCGACCCGAAGAAGAACAAAGAGGCCAGAAAATTCAGCTCGCTTCATTACAATGATGTCATTAAGCAGGATCTGCGCATAATGGATCAATCGGCTTTTCTGCTGGCGCGGGATTACAATCTGCCGATCCATGTGTTTAATTTCGACGAGCCCGGCTCGATGGCGGACGTCTGCGACGGCAAGCATATCGGCACCTTTATCAGCGCCGAATCCGCGATGAGCTTCGAATAG
- a CDS encoding ion channel: MPLFLHSLSLKLLRLKNSAIIVVFLSFLLIVSTIAYELEPDTFGSWFNALYWVLTTMSTVGYGDFYAHTAAGKALTMVIYVFGIGLLSLIIGKIIDSVAQFHRQRRAGKLTYSGRQHLVFINWSKKAKYAIEELLTISPAAQIVLIDETDQHPYEHHQVHFVSGDPSSGDILVKAGISNAKSAIIFADNRIDEPSLADGKSLLIVSSIESLAPQVHTTVEIMQEKHIPNFKHANVNEFVLSHDAVARLAVRSALNDGSAEIFSQLLSRQHGADVFPVPVSPQWRTYEDAFLSLLKQGATLISDRGDMSINTKLQEPIPQHAKLFMVCDVEIYKKITKGV; this comes from the coding sequence ATGCCTTTATTTCTGCATTCCCTTTCATTAAAGCTGTTGAGGCTCAAAAACTCGGCCATTATCGTCGTATTCCTGTCCTTCCTGCTCATCGTCTCCACGATCGCCTACGAGCTCGAACCGGACACCTTCGGCAGCTGGTTCAACGCGCTTTACTGGGTATTAACGACGATGTCGACCGTCGGCTACGGCGACTTCTACGCCCATACGGCGGCAGGCAAGGCGCTCACGATGGTCATCTATGTATTCGGCATCGGCTTGCTCAGCTTAATCATCGGTAAAATCATCGATTCGGTCGCGCAGTTTCATCGACAAAGGAGGGCCGGCAAATTGACCTATTCCGGCAGGCAGCATCTCGTCTTTATCAATTGGAGCAAGAAAGCGAAGTATGCCATCGAAGAACTGCTGACGATCTCGCCGGCAGCGCAAATCGTTCTTATCGACGAGACGGATCAGCATCCTTACGAGCATCATCAGGTGCATTTTGTGAGCGGCGACCCGAGCTCCGGCGATATTTTGGTCAAAGCGGGCATTTCGAACGCGAAATCGGCCATTATTTTCGCGGATAACCGGATCGACGAGCCTTCCCTTGCGGACGGCAAATCGCTGCTTATCGTTTCCAGCATCGAAAGCCTTGCGCCTCAGGTCCATACGACCGTGGAAATTATGCAGGAGAAGCATATTCCGAACTTCAAGCATGCGAACGTCAATGAATTCGTGCTCTCCCACGACGCGGTCGCGCGGCTGGCCGTTCGCTCGGCGTTGAACGACGGCAGCGCCGAAATTTTCTCCCAACTGCTAAGCCGCCAGCATGGCGCGGATGTGTTCCCCGTCCCCGTATCGCCGCAGTGGCGAACATACGAGGACGCCTTCCTCTCCCTTCTGAAGCAAGGCGCAACGCTCATCTCGGATCGCGGCGACATGTCCATCAATACGAAGCTGCAGGAGCCGATACCGCAGCATGCCAAGCTCTTCATGGTTTGCGATGTCGAGATCTATAAGAAAATCACGAAGGGAGTTTAA